The genomic window CCAAGAACTAAATATTATTAAACGTAGATTTTTGATATTAATTAAAAGTGCTAAAGATAGAATTGGTTGGGAAAGAAATAACGATATTTTCAATAGAGGATATCAGGCTGCAATTCAAATATTTCCATTTATTGTATTCGGTCCTTTAGACATTAAAGGAGAAATGGAATTTGGTGAAATTAGCCAAGCCGCTATAGCTTGCAGTCTGTTTGCTACTGCTCTGGGAGAATTAATTAATGAATTTGGGACTTCTGGAAAATTCTCTAGTTACGTTGAGCGTTTATCTGGGTTTTCAAATGCGTTAGCAGATGCTACCAAAAAACCAGAGAATGTCAATACCATTAAAACAGTAGAAGACAACCGATTGGCTTTTGAAAATGTCACCTTACAAACTCCTAACTATGAGCAGGTGATTGTTGAAGATTTATCGTTGTCTGTGCAACCAGGAGAAGGTTTATTGATTGTTGGGCCGAGTGGTCGAGGTAAAAGTTCTCTGCTAAGAGCGATCGCTGGTTTGTGGAATGCGGGAACTGGTCGTTTGGTTCGGCCTCCCCTGGAAGAGGTATTGTTTTTACCCCAACGTCCTTACATTATTTTGGGAACTTTACGCGAACAGTTGCTTTATCCTCATACAAATCGTCAGATAAGCGATGCAGAACTCAAAGACGTTTTGCAACAAGTTAACCTGCAAAACTTGGTAAGTCGAGTCGATGGCTTTGATACAGAAGTTCCTTGGGAAAATATATTATCCCTTGGAGAACAACAACGCTTGGCATTCGCACGGCTATTAGTGACCCGTCCTAGCTTTACTATATTAGACGAAGCAACCAGTGCTTTAGATTTGACAAATGAAGGAAATTTATATCAACAGTTACAAGAAGCGAAAACAACGTTTATCAGTGTTGGACATAGGGAAAGTTTATTTAATTATCATCAATGGGTTCTGGAACTTGCACAAGATTCTAGTTGGCAACTCGTGACTGTGCAGGATTACCGGAATCAAAAAGCAGTTGTTAGTATTCCTTCCGCAAATCCTTAAATAAAAATAGGCTCGTCTTGAGTGTTTTAAGCAAATTCCAAGACCAATTAATGATCGCTAGTTCCAAGCAGCAAATATTTAGATAAGATGCTCTCTCAGCACTCTATTGAGCCGTGCTGACAAGTTGCTTCCAGGCTTTAACTGCTGTCTGTAAACCCTTTGGTAAATTGTTTTGGGAAATATCGTTATACTGCACCGTACCTTTGCGGCTAGTGAGAGTATACGTAATATAATCAGCCGCACCTCTAGACGCTGGATAACTCAGATTTTGAAATTCTCCTTGTGCGCGGTTGATGACTCTTTGAAATTGACGTACCTGTGCTGAAGTCACCCGACGCACACTCCGTTCAGAATCATTAGCATCACCAATCCGCACCCGAATTAACCTACCATCATTAAGTAATACTGTTTCGTAGGTTCTACCAATAAAGCCACCACTAGATATTTGTCGAAACACCACATTTCTATCTAAAGGTGGCGGTAACTCATTAGCAGGAATCGGTACTGGACGAAGAGTGCTAGAATTATTCTCTTTGCGTCTTACAACAGATCCAGTTTCGTTAGTGTGATAAATCCACCTTTGTTGACCACTAGTAACCACAACTCGCCAACCAGGAACTAAAGCTTGAGTACAAAATTCATCTGGTCTTGGTAGTTCCAAACAACCATTACCCCAAGTTTTACGAATAGAATCAGTAATTTTGAGTTTTTTTGTAGCAATCCCCTCTCTGCGCTTGATATCTTGCAAGACTGCGTTAGCTACTGCTCGTGGTAAAGGCTCTGATTTAACGTTTTGTTTAACGACTTCCTGGGGAGTCTCTACTAAAAAATTGCTAGGTAAAGCAGAGGCATTTTGAATCAATATGAAACCACTACTAACAGATAAAATACCACTCAACATTACAGCAGTAAAAATTCGAGCTTGTTTAGCATGAAAATGAGTTTTCAGCATAAGATTGTTAGCTAACAATATAACTGATTTGATCATATTTTGCGCCCAACGGCTGTAGCTACCGGCTTTAAGCTAGCAACTAAATTCACCATATCTTCTAAAGATAGGGCTTGACGAGCATCAGACACAGATTTTTCTGGTTCTGGGTGACACTCAATAATTAATCCATCTGCACCACAAGCTACAGCAGCTTTAGCCAGAGGTGCAACTAGTTCCCGTTTACCGACAGCATGGGAAGGGTCTACAATCACGGGTAGGTGAGTAATTTGCTTGAGGGCGGCTACAGCAGCT from Nostoc sp. UHCC 0870 includes these protein-coding regions:
- a CDS encoding ABC transporter ATP-binding protein/permease; the protein is MQAEVIRNQALKDTKSPFSSFIQFWESVRAIARPYWYPTKPGERAFSDVIGAWGMLLLLLFLIIALVATTVLNSFINRYLLDTIIKDKDLSKFVNILCFYGLNLLLVTLLVGFSKFVRKKIALDWYQWLNNHILSKYLSNRAYYKINFKSEVENPDQRLSQEIEPIASNSLRFLATLLEKVLEMIAFLIILWSISQQAAIILVTYTFIGNLISLYLTQELNKINGEELESKANYSYGLTHIRTHAESIAFFQGENQELNIIKRRFLILIKSAKDRIGWERNNDIFNRGYQAAIQIFPFIVFGPLDIKGEMEFGEISQAAIACSLFATALGELINEFGTSGKFSSYVERLSGFSNALADATKKPENVNTIKTVEDNRLAFENVTLQTPNYEQVIVEDLSLSVQPGEGLLIVGPSGRGKSSLLRAIAGLWNAGTGRLVRPPLEEVLFLPQRPYIILGTLREQLLYPHTNRQISDAELKDVLQQVNLQNLVSRVDGFDTEVPWENILSLGEQQRLAFARLLVTRPSFTILDEATSALDLTNEGNLYQQLQEAKTTFISVGHRESLFNYHQWVLELAQDSSWQLVTVQDYRNQKAVVSIPSANP